A region of Coccinella septempunctata chromosome 5, icCocSept1.1, whole genome shotgun sequence DNA encodes the following proteins:
- the LOC123313517 gene encoding twinfilin, translating into MSHQTGIHANEELKKYFAKSRNANVRVIKVSIKNEELTLDGHHSVKSNWENDYDKFVLPLIEDDQPCYILYRFDSKVDKNYEWLFISWSPDTAPIRQKMLYASTKATLKQEFGSAQIKEDLHGTVKSEITLEGYHKHNKNAIAPAPLTSREEELQELKKSEVHTDYSVDSKQQTLGGVAFPLTKSAKNAIEELLNGQHNYVQFKIDMDNEEIDVSSTDTVSIEKLPSKVPEDSARYHLFNFDHSHEGERLVSTVFIYSMPGYNCPIRERMLYSSCKNPLIQTISNIGLDIVKKIEIDSGAELAGNFLYDEIHPTKSHHLPKFAKPKGPPNRGPRRMTKPQQS; encoded by the exons ATGTCTCATCAAACAGGAATACATG CAAATGAAGAATTAAAGAAGTACTTTGCCAAATCTAGAAACGCCAACGTTCGGGTTATAAAAGTTTCGATAAAGAACG aggagttAACCCTTGATGGGCACCACTCTGTGAAAAGTAATTGGGAGAACGATTATGATAAATTCGTTTTGCCTCTAATTGAAGATGATCAACCTTGCTATATTTTATATAG GTTTGATTCCAAAGTTGATAAGAACTATGAATGGCTTTTTATTAGTTGGTCACCAGACACTGCCCCCATTAGGCAAAAAATGCTTTATGCATCAACAAAGGCTACTTTAAAGCAAGAATTTGGTTCGGCACAAATTAAGGAAGATTTACACGGTACTGTCAAG AGTGAAATAACATTGGAGGGGTACCACAAGCATAATAAAAATGCCATTGCTCCTGCACCACTAACTTCGAGGGAAGAAGAATTGCAGGAATTGAAAAAGTCTGAAGTCCACACAGACTATAGCGTCGATAGTAAACAGCAAACATTGGGCGGAGTGGCATTTCCCTTAACAAAATCTGCGAAAAATGCTATCGAGGAGTTGCTAAATGGACAGCATAATTATGTGCAATTCAAAATTG atatggATAATGAGGAAATAGATGTAAGTTCTACAGACACTGTTTCTATTGAAAAATTGCCGTCAAAAGTTCCTGAGGATAGTGCTCGCtatcatttattcaattttgatcACTCCCACGAAGGGGAACGTTTAGTATCAACAG tatttatttattctatgcCTGGATATAATTGCCCAATCAGAGAAAGAATGTTATATTCTAGTTGTAAAAATCCACTGATCCAAACAATAAGCAACATAGGTCTAGATATAGTTAAAAAG ATCGAAATAGATTCTGGTGCCGAGCTTGCAGGAAACTTCCTATATGATGAAATTCATCCTACTAAGAGCCATCATCTTCCCAAGTTTGCAAAACCGAAAGGGCCACCTAACCGCGGTCCCAGAAGGATGACTAAACCGCAACAGTCTTGA
- the LOC123313513 gene encoding zinc finger protein 271-like: MEENCTMNFVCSELSSTLFQKLYDQKKSSRFCDITLYVNNKIIKAHRIVLACSSPYFNSILKHHKIMREQLTINCLNSEIFNSIVNYMYTGEIMVEHSNVEELLKLADHFVLNKVIEYCIEFLGTKLNIDNCLFTYFLTKRFKLKHLGNIVENWIVTHIDEVCKGEEIMQLASFQLKDFFETKCFMLSTTKALTVLSQWVLVDVEKREKEFDRLIKCFPTHVLEPVEVFKHLDTCILYNRSDLCTYRFLDYLFQNNWMLSNFKTRYDALHPRFGQTPPEKGNEPNSKSEKVNVSEKPEALPQNQIMPVRVKLRLKNRKQLILKKLMLFGLRPSLRIAALKMLSCKKNKYILKELEEEAEENTEEKIGIKCPICFASINDSLLLEQHLALSHSKDVTYKCGICSFVCQYHGDYLNHMKTHFSGPPFKCDYCETTTDQISKLIAHRSQHLEESIFQCTFCSFKCRQKQNFVSHLKVHTPEKSYKCDSCTKTFRFKQSLETHMLTHTNEKTLTCDSCGFHTKFLSHMIAHKRIHAGDLYRCSYLHCKYSTSKKNQLASHVKSHNGVRPHSCGICGRGFMEKSHLVRHERIHLEEKPFKCSNCDYASSRRDKLKEHFTRHHGENASAKVPYKARPMRNNNNISSTRPKSQANSDSPTSTNSNGINFSQSTNTTSSNGSQPLNSEIQDLIMHHQSHPSSSAGNNLPTLNSNYHHFADPADFHHHNHSHNLHNQILNTGHNQRGSQHHNNNLVNHHMLSRANHSTATSTAAAVAAAMMLDPRFHHNSSVPYHPSSTPVSMAMAAVQSSQQIQSSGQHGEYPPSLQNCMTLF, encoded by the exons ATGGAGGAAAACTGCacaatgaattttgtgtgttcAGAGTTATCATCTacattatttcaaaaactgtATGACCAAAAGAAATCTAGTCGTTTTTGCGATATAACGTTATATGTAAACAATAAGATTATTAAAGCTCATCGTATTGTCTTAGCATGTAGCTCACCTTACTTCAATTCCATATTGAAGCATCATAAAATAATGAGGGAACAGTTAACGATAAACTGTTTGAATAGTGAAATATTTAATTCGATAGTGAATTACATGTATACTGGAGAAATAATGGTGGAGCATTCAAATGTGGAAGAACTCCTTAAGTTAGCTGATCATTTTGTATTAAACAAAGTTATAGAATACTGCATTGAGTTCTTAGGAACAAAATTGAATATAGATAATTGTCTCTTCACATACTTTTTGACAAAAAGGTTCAAATTGAAACATCTTGGAAATATAGTGGAAAACTGGATCGTTACGCATATTGATGAAGTTTGTAAAGGTGAAGAGATTATGCAGTTAGCGTCCTTCCAACTAAAAGACTTTTTCGAAACTAAG TGTTTTATGTTATCAACTACAAAAGCCCTTACAGTACTTTCACAATGGGTGTTAGTAGATGTGGAGAAGAGAGAAAAGGAATTTGACAGGCTTATCAAATGCTTCCCAACCCATGTTCTAGAACCTGTAGAAGTCTTCAAACATTTAGACACCTGCATTTTATATAACAGAAGTGATCTATGTACTTATCGATTTTTAGATTATTTGTTTCAGAATAATTGGATGTTGTCCAATTTCAAGACTAGATACGATGCTTTACACCCCAGATTCGGTCAA aCACCTCCAGAAAAGGGAAATGAACCGAACTCGAAATCGGAAAAAGTTAACGTTAGTGAAAAACCAGAAGCTCTTCCTCAAAATCAAATAATGCCGGTTAGAGTGAAACTGAGGTTGAAGAATAGAAAACAATTAATACTCAAGAAGTTGATGCTTTTTGGATTAAGGCCAAGTTTACGAATAGCAGCGTTGAAAATGCTCAGCtgcaagaaaaataaatatattttgaaagaatTGGAGGAAGAGGCAGAAG AAAATACTGAGGAAAAAATTGGAATTAAGTGTCCGATTTGTTTCGCTTCAATAAACGATAGTTTGTTGTTGGAACAACACTTAGCCTTGAGCCACTCTAAAGATGTGACATATAAATGTGGAATTTGTTCTTTTGTTTGTCAGTATCACGGGGACTATTTGAACCACATGAAGACACATTTCAGTGGACCACCTTTCAAATGTGATTATT GTGAAACAACTACGGACCAAATATCGAAACTGATAGCGCATCGTTCTCAACATCTTGAGGAATCGATATTTCAATGCACCTTTTGCTCTTTCAAATGCCGTCAGAAACAGAACTTCGTGTCGCACCTCAAAGTTCACACTCCAGAAAAGTCCTATAAATGTGACAGCTGCACTAAAACTTTCCGTTTCAAACAGAGTCTTGAGACCCATATGTTGACTCACACCAATGAGAAAACACTGACTTGTGATAGCTGTGGCTTCCATACGAAATTTTTAAGCCATATGATCGCACATAAAAGAATTCACGCAG GAGACTTATATCGTTGTTCTTATCTTCATTGTAAGTATTCAACgtcgaaaaaaaatcagttaGCTAGTCATGTTAAGAGCCATAACGGTGTTAGGCCTCATTCTTGCGGTATTTGTGGACGTGGTTTCATGGAAAAATCGCATCTTGTTCGCCATGAAAGAATCCATCTGGAGGAGAAGCCGTTTAAGTGCTCTAACTGCGACTATGCAAGTTCGAGAAGGGACAAACTGAAAGAGCATTTCACAAGACATCATGGAGAGAATGCCTCAGCTAAAGTTCCTTACAAGGCTCGTCCAATGAGGAATAACAACAATATCAGCTCTACTAGGCCTAAATCACAG GCCAATTCCGATTCCCCCACTTCTACGAATTCCAACGGCATAAATTTCTCACAGTCAACGAACACAACTTCTTCGAATGGATCCCAACCTTTGAATAGCGAAATTCAGGATCTCATAATGCACCATCAGAGCCATCCTTCGTCTTCAGCAG gaaataATCTTCCAACCTTGAACTCCAACTACCACCACTTCGCTGATCCGGCCGATTTCCATCACCACAATCACTCCCACAATTTGcataaccaaatcttgaacacGGGACATAATCAACGGGGATCTCAGCATCACAATAATAATCTTGTGAATCACCATATGCTTTCCAGGGCCAATCACTCGACGGCAACTTCAACTGCAGCAGCTGTTGCAGCAGCCATGATGCTGGATCCACGATTTCATCATAATTCTTCT GTACCCTATCATCCATCCAGCACTCCAGTGTCTATGGCAATGGCTGCTGTACAATCTTCCCAACAAATTCAGTCTTCAGGACAGCATGGAGAATATCCTCCCTCCCTCCAGAACTGCATGACCTTATTCTAA
- the LOC123313515 gene encoding uncharacterized protein LOC123313515 — MHQGCWKVDENDEGPTNTFYKREKHHHFSHELWTQLYKSKDTGTKAVYIDIEEDNQETDANHEYSKWNELPDLLLEEIFSYLSIREKYYASLVCRSWYRAFHLPRAWSEFVLEDNTLTRGRFNYYSGWQYVLDHVRTQMCLCAVGKNFRRLKIEPMMNFFNLYEFINMVSWYLENSENKAENIKKGIGSNIRSLKYTFPCNMISRDETKSFGTGGKQLAALKRLMNNLTRLTSLELIDLMLDPREAQYLLDEVCQNCYDKLEYLTVVNATKVQYPLLHIGVFINLKVLKISPQNLGEDSVELLGYTNLKHLHIIQNRYTPNDGSMKSVSQKVWKIASQNNPSLRVHLRLESMKAKPLIWQHGAPVQTVLYNSPHIGVDINQLVLAIELYKNTLTTYGHMNIPRFWSEKSFFHRIDASLMLLLRECPYIATLVVTERISTSTVLLLAFTGKNLRHLYIRGKAVIIRNDWPRNQEWTDEFCGWLKMNSRSYKLVEQEVSQILGYQWHFLTDKEFMNLKINFHNP; from the exons ATGCATCAGGGATGCTGGAAAGTTGACGAGAACGACGAAG GTCCTACTAACACTTTTTACAAACGTGAGAAGCACCACCATTTCTCGCACGAGTTATGGACGCAGTTGTACAAATCAAAAGATACCGGAACTAAAG CGGTTTATATAGATATTGAAGAAGACAACCAAGAAACTGATGCCAATCACGAGTACTCCAAATGGAACGAACTTCCCGATCTATTACTAGAAGAAATTTTCTCATATCTTTCTATAAGAGAAAAGTACTACGCCAGTCTGGTATGCAGATCATGGTACAGAGCCTTCCACCTGCCACGTGCCTGGTCCGAATTTGTTTTGGAAGACAACACGCTAACAAGAGGAAGGTTTAATTATTACTCAGGATGGCAG TATGTTTTAGATCACGTAAGGACCCAAATGTGCCTGTGTGCAGTGGGGAAGAATTTCAGGAGATTGAAAATTGAACCGATGATGAATTTCTTCAACCTTTACGAATTCATAAACATGGTATCTTGGTACTTGGAAAATAGCGAAAACAAAGCGGAAAACATTAAGAAGGGAATTGGAAGTAACATAAGGTCGCTGAAGTATACATTTCCCTGCAACATGATTAGCAGGGATGAAACAAAAAGTTTTGGGACGGGGGGAAAGCAATTAGCTGCTTTGAAAAGATTGATGAACAACCTTACAAGACTAACAAGTCTTGAACTCATCGATTTGATGCTGGACCCGAGAGAAGCGCAATATTTATTGGATGAAGTGTGTCAGAACTGCTATGATAAACTCGAATATTTGACCGTTGTTAATGCTACAAAAGTGCAATACCCTCTGTTGCATATAGGAGTATTCATCAACTTGAAA GTTCTCAAAATAAGTCCCCAAAATCTGGGTGAAGACAGTGTTGAACTATTGGGCTACACGAATTTGAAACATCTCCACATAATTCAGAACCGATACACCCCAAACGATGGTAGTATGAAATCCGTATCACAAAAAGTCTGGAAAATTGCCAGCCAGAACAATCCCTCGCTGAGAGTACATTTGAGGTTAGAATCTATGAAGGCAAAGCCACTGATTTGGCAACACGGCGCTCCAGTTCAAACGGTGCTCTACAATTCGCCTCATATTGGG GTCGACATCAATCAGTTAGTATTAGCAATAGAATTGTATAAAAATACCTTGACCACATACGGACACATGAATATTCCTAGGTTTTGGTCGGAAAAGTCTTTCTTCCACAGAATCGACGCCAGTTTGATGCTGTTGCTGAGAGAATGTCCATATATCGCGACTCTA GTGGTTACAGAGAGAATATCCACGTCGACTGTACTCCTTCTGGCATTCACCGGAAAGAACTTGAGGCACCTCTACATCAGGGGTAAAGCAGTCATAATCCGAAACGACTGGCCAAGGAATCAAGAATGGACCGACGAATTCTGCGGTTGGTTGAAAATGAACAGTCGATCTTACAAGCTGGTCGAGCAAGAAGTTTCACAAATATTGGGGTATCAGTGGCACTTCTTGACCGACAAGGAATTCATGAATTTGAAGATTAATTTTCACAATCCTTGA
- the LOC123313512 gene encoding integrator complex subunit 5, giving the protein MISQQPIVKGSAQQDTIKEVHSFLINAQKLDQCNLIELTKTALCLLKTLPSIRGSVFEYFSKIFTLASSRYIVGIENEIKTGQVPTPSETDETIVSEIHSFMVNLICDSPESWSPIISTWSLELLGEISSNFSTRTHISSGAVLNETLQLWMGCRATRTLVDINTKCLSSLMYSDTEACINALLETSVKHSPNFDWVVAHVGSCFPNTVITRVLSCGLKDFCKNKFYEQGCNSPKLKSVVGILGHLAGSHANDIRAAIVEMFQWSLEPYQIGDPEKSLKKSTVPFILQLSYLSSTLLSSICSNLKEIISINVIESFYVFTEDWCKYFGTAETIEDLVMTLILQCNTGGVQIVRLLLECITNENWTLAGSIVSGIKEKCGKLLSTLLVEIDMSLRFKNPINLVNSFSQDLNEINRLLLSKHKIEYMTASRLVVFLGRNDPSILINSVTFIMLNSQVPEHLALLIKILTHEFVDKTKSPYCDDGGYLGIVLNQILSKDIQKFFISNQETIDLSQMWENLLLLLKWEKSEKVMMLKGQMISRAIYANLETITSVFGSEIHHMHVIAELLDKLEIPSTNTPLTLNTPVILNLTQSTVNYFFACCASHDGGNKIRGFRKVCSILKRLCVFSKVAKVLALRELLERALFRSDNVLFGAVNTENYTSENSKKLLLKQNKKISKTIPLTKHSSVFNGGIIGGGKRKFEQPEELPAEVVSSNISELINTIRACCTLPNEADAKYCDLSLESVTLVSLLLVQFVSPDVMYNGLPWPEEEFSKVTVERDLIITKFFKMMPLLWELLNFVGVYRPALCYCSVLLRALTAILIHQWRSMGDKSKTNATHHYNNLLENTIRVVDIMALGQLLPPPLSSIREVFPHLKSFEIVAILKDGIWFYMRDHVPSPALFTVDSNGIHWRDPSIARPQDIYTNSLRIILQRNIKSLGNVYSKMFINIAK; this is encoded by the exons ATGATATCCCAACAACCGATAGTTAAGGGTTCTGCCCAACAAGATACTATAAAAGAGGTGCATTCTTTCTTGATTAATGCTCAGAAATTAGACCAATGTAATTTAATTGAATTAACAAAAACTGCTTTGTGTTTATTGAAGACTTTACCATCAATTCGTGGATCTGTGTTCGAATACTTCAGTAAAATATTCACTTTGGCATCATCGAGATACATTGTGGGAATAGAA AATGAAATCAAAACTGGACAAGTACCAACACCGTCAGAAACTGATGAAACAATTGTTTCTGAAATACATTCATTTATGGTCAATTTGATTTGTGATTCTCCGGAATCTTGGTCTCCTATTATAAGTACATGGTCCTTAGAGTTATTGGGAGAAATATCCTCAAATTTTTCTACTAGAACTCATATTAGTTCTGGTGCAG TTCTCAATGAAACATTACAACTTTGGATGGGATGCAGAGCAACAAGAACCTTAGTTGATATTAACACAAAATGTCTTTCTAGTTTGATGTACTCTGATACAGAGGCATGCATCAATGCTTTGTTAG AAACTTCAGTGAAACATTCTCCAAATTTTGACTGGGTTGTGGCGCATGTAGGCAGTTGTTTTCCAAATACTGTGATAACGAGGGTGCTGTCATGTGGCCTCAAAGATTTTTGCAAAAATAAATTCTACGAGCAGGGCTGTAATTCTCCTAAACTTAAGTCTGTAGTTGGTATATTAGGCCATTTGGCAGGAAGTCATGCAAATGATATTAGAGCTGCAATTGTGGAAATGTTTCag tggagtttGGAGCCTTATCAAATAGGCGATCCTGAGAAGTCGCTAAAAAAGAGTACTGTACCTTTCATTTTGCAGTTATCTTATTTATCTTCCACACTATTATCATCGATTTGCAGTAACTTAAAAGAAATAA TCAGTATTAACGTTATTGAAAGCTTTTATGTTTTCACTGAAGATTGGTGTAAGTACTTTGGAACAGCAGAAACAATTGAG GATCTTGTTATGACACTCATTTTACAATGCAATACAGGGGGAGTACAGATTGTTAGATTACTTCTGGAATGTATAACTAATGAAAACTGGACATTAGCTGGTAGTATTGTGAGTGGTATCAAGGAAAAATGTGGAAAACTATTAT ctACTCTCTTGGTAGAAATAGACATGTCACTAAGATTTAAGAACCCTATCAACTTGGTGAATTCGTTCAGTCAAGATTTGAATGAAATCAATAGGTTATTGTTGAGTAAACACAAAATCGAATATATGACAGCATCTCGACTTGTAGTATTCTTAG GAAGGAATGATCCCTCAATTCTAATAAATTCAGTTACTTTCATCATGCTGAATTCCCAAGTCCCTGAACATTTGGCCCTCCTCATCAAGATTTTAACACACGAGTTTGTTGATAAGACGAAGTCACCGTATTGCGACGATGGAGGGTATTTAGGGATAGTATTGAACCAAATACTCAGTAAAGacattcagaaatttttcatatcGAATCAGGAAACCATCGATTTGTCTCAAATGTGGGAAAATTTGTTATTGCTGCTGAA gtgggAAAAAAGTGAGAAGGTAATGATGCTCAAGGGGCAAATGATATCGAGAGCAATCTATGCGAATTTAGAAACTATAACATCGGTGTTTGGCAGTGAAATACATCACATGCATGTAATTGCGGAATTGCTTGATAAATTAGAGATACCATCAACTAATACTCCTCTCACGTTGAACACTCCGGTTATTTTAAATTTGACCCAATCTACTGTCAACTATTTCTTTGCCTGCTGCGCCAGTCATG ATGGTGGAAATAAAATAAGAGGATTCAGGAAAGTCTGCTCCATATTGAAAAGACTCTGCGTTTTCTCCAAAGTTGCCAAAGTCTTGGCTCTGAGGGAACTGTTGGAACGAGCTCTATTCCGAAGCGATAACGTTCTGTTTGGAGCTGTGAATACTGAAAATTACACTAGCGAGAACTCGAAAAAGTTATTACTGaagcaaaacaaaaaaatt agtaAAACTATTCCTTTAACCAAGCATTCATCCGTGTTCAATGGTGGCATTATTGGGGGTGGAAAGAGGAAATTCGAACAGCCGGAAGAATTGCCTGCCGAAGTGGTGTCTTCTAATATTTCCGAACTGATTAATACGATTAGGGCATGCTGCACGCTTCCAAATGAGGCAGACGCCAAGTATTGTGATTTATCCTTGGAGAGTGTGACATTAGTTTCACTTTTACTCGTACAATTTGTCAGCCCAGACGTGATGTACAATGGACTTCCATGGCCAGAAGAAGAGTTTTCAAAG GTCACCGTTGAACGAGACCTGATTATCACGAAATTCTTCAAAATGATGCCGTTACTGTGGGAACTCCTGAATTTCGTGGGAGTGTACCGCCCAGCCCTATGTTACTGTTCCGTCTTGCTCAGAGCGCTCACTGCTATTCTGATTCATCAGTGGCGTAGCATGGGCGATAAAAGCAAAACTAATGCCACCCACCATTATAATAATCTCTTGGAAAATACGATTAGGGTTGTTGACATAATGGCCCTCGGACAGTTACTTCCCCCGCCGCTGTCGAGCATCAGAGAAGTCTTTCCGCATTTGAAATCTTTTGAA ATTGTGGCGATTTTGAAAGATGGAATATGGTTTTATATGAGAGATCATGTTCCATCTCCTGCTCTGTTCACCGTGGATAGTAACGGAATACATTGGAGAGATCCATCGATAGCTAGACCTCAGGATATTTATACAAACTCTCTCCGAATCATTTTACAGAGGAATATCAAGTCTCTAGGGAATGTGTATTCGAAAATGTTCATCAATATAGCGAAATAA
- the LOC123313519 gene encoding cytochrome c oxidase subunit 5A, mitochondrial-like codes for MSLLNSSRRILNTFTQILLPKKRNIYHGVAMSETPEEYICKYVCFFNRIDIDGWDIRQGMNDLAGYDAVPDPKIIIAALMACRRINDYALTVRFLEMVKDKCGDKVKEFYPYICQEVGPVVLELGCDFPEDLGYDKPELWMKSIYDIHSKDDD; via the coding sequence ATgtctcttctcaattcatcgAGAAGAATCTTAAATACATTCACTCAAATCCTCTTACCCAAAAAAAGGAATATATATCATGGAGTCGCCATGAGCGAAACTCCAGAAGAGTATATTTGTAAGTACGtctgttttttcaatagaatTGATATCGATGGCTGGGATATCAGACAAGGCATGAATGATTTAGCCGGTTATGATGCAGTTCCCGATCCCAAGATTATTATTGCTGCACTGATGGCATGTAGGCGAATAAATGATTACGCGCTGACAGTCAGATTCTTGGAAATGGTGAAAGATAAATGTGGTGATAAGGTTAAAGAATTTTATCCCTATATATGCCAGGAAGTAGGACCAGTCGTTCTAGAACTGGGGTGCGATTTTCCAGAAGATCTAGGTTATGATAAACCAGAGTTATGGATGAAATCAATTTATGACATTCATTCTAAGGATGATGATTGA
- the LOC123314220 gene encoding uncharacterized protein LOC123314220, translating into MMKSVGYERFLKERYTKEDELFQVYDTYTPNYNKQIITNKFYSKYEVIDLSRANPDIVSNIYKAKESKPKDRKPYPETVNQSYGWFSEPLVPFDRKDSRFYFPCRQAPFITQEIRIKNDVCSKRVVGSTSLKL; encoded by the exons ATGATGAAAAGCGTGGGATATGAAAGATTTCTTAAAGAACGTTACACTAAAGAAGACGAATTATTCCAAGTATATGATACTTATACACCAAACTACAACA AGCAAATTATAACGAATAAATTCTACTCCAAATATGAAGTAATTGATTTGTCTCGAGCTAATCCAGATATTGTATCGAATATTTATAAAGCTAAGGAGAGTAAACCCAAGGATAGAAAACCTTATCCAGAAACTGTTAATCAAAG TTATGGATGGTTTTCAGAACCCCTTGTCCCCTTCGATAGAAAAGATTCTAGATTTTATTTCCCTTGTAGGCAAGCTCCATTCATAACGCAAGAAATTAGAATCAAGAATGATGTTTGTAGTAAGAGAGTTGTCGGGTCCACTTCGTTGAagctttaa
- the LOC123313055 gene encoding protein phosphatase methylesterase 1: MSNLRKSVLNKNPSGFGLVRSPTDFTPLPPSDYFDTEEDIVTGNGSFHVYKKGNTGPILCCLHGGGYSGLTWALFAVEICKNIECQVIAIDLRGHGSSSTNDDSNLALATLSRDVVDVLAKICENNEVPIILIGHSMGGAVAVDAAHYIDSIAGLCVIDVVEGTALEALSSMQNILRGRPSSFKSIENAIQWCFKSGQTRNIEAARISMPGQIIEVDNKELLASSDSSNNFAIQEETEGFDETKEENFGKPPLPPKASSIPIVKSTTSTPTVAYAWRIDLKKTESFWTGWFQGLSQKFLDVPVPKILLLANVNGLDTALTVGQMQGKFQFRVLSKSGHAIHEDQPHQVAEIISIYLVKHKLANPKDGFEIPKMFA, translated from the exons ATGTCCAATTTAAGAAAATCAGTATTAAATAAAAATCCCAGTGGTTTTGGTTTGGTGAGGAGTCCCACCGACTTCACACCTTTACCCCCTTCAGACTACTTTGATACTGAGGAAGATATTGTAACAGGTAATGGAAGTTTTCATGTATATAAAAAAGGGAATACTGGCCCAATTTTATGTTGTCTTCATGGAGGTGGTTATTCTGGGCTGACCTGGGCCCTTTTTGCTGTtgaaatttgtaaaaatataGAATGTCAGGTTATAGCTATAGATTTAAGAGGACATGGATCATCATCAACAAATGACGATTCAAACTTGGCTCTCGCTACACTATCAAGA gATGTTGTGGATGTATTAGCAAAAATATGTGAGAATAATGAGGTACCTATTATTCTAATTGGTCATAGTATGGGAGGAGCTGTAGCAGTAGATGCTGCTCATTACATAGATTCCATCGCAGGTCTTTGTGTTATTGATGTTGTTGAAGGTACTGCCTTAGAGGCTTTGTCATCTATGCAGAATATATTACGGGGAAGGCCATCAAGTTTCAAAAGTATAGAAAATGCTATACAGTGGTGTTTCAAAAGTGGTCAGACCAGGAATATTGAAGCAGCAAGGATATCCATGCCTGGCCAAATAATTGAAGTTGATAATAAAGAACTTTTGGCCAGTAGTG attcatcaaataatttcGCAATTCAAGAGGAAACTGAAGGTTTTGACGAAactaaagaagaaaattttggcAAACCCCCTTTACCTCCAAAAGCTTCATCTATTCCCATAGTCAAATCAACGACATCCACTCCAACAGTTGCTTATGCTTGGAGGATCGATCTTAAAAAGACTGAATCTTTTTGGACTGGCTGGTTCCAAGGACTATCTCAGAAGTTTTTAGATGTACCTGTCCCTAAAATTCTACTCTTGGCAAACGTGAACGGCTTAGATACTGCTCTTACTGTTGGTCAAATGCAGGGTAAATTTCAATTTAGAGTTCTGTCCAAATCAGGTCATGCTATTCATGAAGATCAGCCACATCAGGTGGCTgaaatcatttctatttatctGGTGAAGCATAAGTTGGCCAATCCTAAAGACGGTTTCGAAATACCGAAAATGTTCGCCTAA